From a single Lolium rigidum isolate FL_2022 chromosome 7, APGP_CSIRO_Lrig_0.1, whole genome shotgun sequence genomic region:
- the LOC124676349 gene encoding beta-fructofuranosidase, insoluble isoenzyme 2-like, with product MVVRLGRVAWACPAVLLLLLQLAGASHVVYETSLLETEAAAATVPASIFELSTGYHFRPQKNWINDPNAPLYYKGWYHLFFQYNPKGAVWGNIVWAHSVSRDLINWVALETALAPSIDADKYGCWSGSATIMPDGTPVIMYTGVSRPDVNYEVQNVAFPKNSSDPLLREWVKPAHNPVIVPEGGINATQFRDPTTAWYADGHWRILVGALSGASRGVAYVYRSRDFRRWTRVRKPLHSAPTGMWECPDFYPVTVDGKESGVDTSVVSSSRVKHVLKNSLDLRRYDYYTVGTYDRLKERYVPDNPAGDKHHLRYDYGNFYASKTFYDPSKRRRILWGWANESDTAVDDVAKGWAGIQAIPRKVWLDPSGRQLMQWPVEEVEALRGKKPVSLKDRVVKRGEHVEVTGLQTAQADVEVSFEVPSLEGAEALDPALANDAQKLCGVKGADVEGGVGPFGLWVLASSKLEERTAVFFRVFKAAGNVNSTKPLVLMCSDPTKASLNKNLYHPTFAGFVDIDMAKGKISLRSLIDRSVVESFGAGGRTCILSRVYPSLAIGRNAHLHVFNNGKVDIKVSRLTAWEMKKPALMNGA from the exons ATGGTGGTTCGTCTCGGGAGAGTAGCTTGGGCGTGCCCGGCGGTTCTGCTGCTGCTCTTGCAGCTCGCCGGAGCGTCCCATGTCGTCTACGAGACCAGCCTCCTCGagaccgaggcggcggcggccaccgtGCCAGCCTCCATTTTCGAGCTGAGCACCGGGTACCACTTCCGGCCTCAGAAGAACTGGATCAACG ATCCCAACG CGCCGCTGTACTACAAGGGTTGGTACCATCTGTTCTTCCAGTACAACCCCAAGGGCGCGGTGTGGGGCAACATCGTGTGGGCGCACTCGGTGTCGCGCGACCTCATCAACTGGGTGGCCCTGGAGACGGCCCTGGCGCCGAGCATCGACGCCGACAAGTACGGCTGCTGGTCGGGGTCGGCGACCATCATGCCCGACGGCACGCCGGTGATCATGTACACGGGCGTCAGCCGGCCGGACGTCAACTACGAGGTCCAGAACGTCGCCTTCCCCAAGAACAGCTCGGACCCTCTCCTCCGGGAGTGGGTGAAGCCGGCGCACAACCCGGTGATCGTCCCGGAGGGCGGCATCAACGCGACGCAGTTCCGGGACCCGACCACGGCCTGGTACGCGGACGGGCACTGGCGGATCCTGGTGGGCGCCCTCTCCGGCGCGTCCCGCGGCGTGGCGTACGTGTACCGGAGCCGCGACTTCCGGCGGTGGACGCGGGTGCGGAAGCCGCTGCACTCGGCGCCGACGGGGATGTGGGAGTGCCCGGACTTCTACCCGGTGACCGTGGACGGCAAGGAGAGCGGGGTGGACACGTCCGTGGTGTCCAGCTCGAGGGTGAAGCACGTGCTCAAGAACAGCCTCGACCTCCGCCGCTACGACTACTACACCGTCGGGACCTACGACCGGCTGAAGGAGAGGTACGTGCCGGACAACCCCGCCGGCGACAAGCACCACCTGAGGTACGACTACGGCAACTTCTACGCGTCCAAGACGTTCTACGACCCGTCCAAGCGCCGCCGCATCCTGTGGGGATGGGCCAACGAGTCCGACACCGCCGTCGACGACgtcgccaagggctgggccggaaTCCAG GCGATTCCTCGGAAGGTTTGGCTGGACCCAAGCGGGAGGCAGCTGATGCAGTggccggtggaggaggtggaggcgctcAGGGGGAAGAAGCCCGTCAGCCTCAAGGACCGGGTGGTGAAGCGGGGAGAACACGTCGAGGTCACCGGGCTACAAACCGCACAG GCTGACGTTGAGGTGAGCTTCGAGGTGCCGAGCCTGGAGGGGGCGGAGGCGCTGGACCCGGCGCTGGCCAACGACGCCCAGAAGCTTTGCGGCGTGAAGGGCGCCGACGTGGAGGGCGGCGTGGGGCCCTTCGGTCTGTGGGTGCTGGCGTCGTCCAAGCTGGAGGAGAGGACCGCCGTCTTCTTCAGGGTGTTCAAGGCCGCGGGCAACGTTAACAGCACCAAGCCCCTCGTGCTCATGTGCTCCGACCCAACCAA GGCATCTCTGAATAAGAACCTGTACCACCCGACCTTCGCGGGGTTCGTTGATATTGACATGGCAAAGGGCAAGATTTCTCTCAGGAGCCTG ATTGATCGATCCGTCGTGGAGAGCTTTGGGGCCGGAGGCAGGACGTGCATCCTCTCCCGGGTCTACCCGTCGCTCGCCATTGGCAGGAATGCCCACCTTCACGTCTTCAACAACGGCAAGGTGGACATCAAGGTGTCGCGGCTCACGGCGTGGGAAATGAAGAAGCCGGCGCTCATGAACGGTGCCTAG
- the LOC124672104 gene encoding maturase K, with product MIQVEIQMEKFEGYSEKHKSRQQYFVYPLLFQEYIYAFAHDYGLNDFEPVEIFSCNNKKFSSLLVKRLIIRMYQQSFWMNSVNHPNQDRLLDYKIGFYSEFYSQILSEGFAIVVETPFSLRELPCPKEKEIPKFQNLHSIHSIFSFLEDKFVHLDYLSHIEIPYPIHLEILVQLLQYRIQDVPSLHLLRFFLNNYSNWNSFITSMKSIFLFKKENKRLFRFLYNSYVSEYEFFLLFLRKQSSCLPLAASGTFLERIHFSKKMEHFWIMYPGFFRKTIWFFMDPLMHYVRYQGKALFASKGTLFLNKKWKWYLINLRSELSDSDLILSCENSLFISEFKKE from the exons ATGATTCAAGTAGAAATACAAATGGAAAAATTCGAAGGGTATTCAGAAAAACACAAATCTCGTCAACAATACTTTGTCTACCCACTACTCTTTCAGGAGTATATTTATGCATTTGCCCATGATTATGGATTAAATGATTTCGAACCTGTGGAAATATTTAGTTGTAATAACAAGAAATTTAGTTCACTACTTGTGAAACGTTTAATTATTCGAATGTATCAGCAGAGTTTTTGGATGAACTCGGTTAATCATCCTAACCAGGATCGATTGTTGGATTACAAAATTGGTTTTTATTCTGAGTTTTATTCTCAGATTCTATCTGAGGGATTTGCGATCGTTGTAGAAACTCCATTCTCGCTACGAGAATTACCTTGCCCGAAAGAAAAAGAGATACCCAAGTTTCAGAATTTACACTCTATTCATTCAATATTTTCCTTTTTAGAAGACAAATTTGTGCATTTGGATTATTTATCACATATAGAAATACCCTATCCTATCCATTTGGAAATCTTGGTTCAACTCCTTCAATACCGTATCCAAGATGTTCCATCTTTGCATTTATTGCGATTCTTTCTCAACAATTATTCAAATTGGAATAGTTTTATTACTTCAATGAAATCtatttttctttttaaaaaagaaaataaaagactaTTTCGATTCCTATATAACTCTTATGTATCAGAATATGAATTTTTCTTGTTGTTTCTTCGTAAACAATCTTCTTGCTTACCATTAGCAGCTTCAGGAACTTTTTTGGAACGAATCCACTTTTCTAAGAAGATGGAACATTTTTGGATAATGTATCCTGGTTTTTTTAGGAAAACTATATGGTTTTTTATGGATCCTCTTATGCATTATGTTCGATATCAAGGAAAGGCCCTTTTTGCATCAAAAGGTACTCTTTTTTTGAACAAAAAATGGAAATGGTATCTTATCAATTT ACGATCTGAACTGTCTGATTCTGATCTGATTCTCTCCTGCGAAAATTCTCTCTTCATTTCAGAATTCAAGAAAGAGTGA